In Lepisosteus oculatus isolate fLepOcu1 chromosome 15, fLepOcu1.hap2, whole genome shotgun sequence, one genomic interval encodes:
- the chst10 gene encoding carbohydrate sulfotransferase 10 — protein MTPDTMRHRWLLLGACGWVLLILMFASKFISFSSRVPDDYGGKSESLSWTVPATKDVKSQVQEPERKRTKPNQGPEGPVEGGDWETVAQKRLELVSAVCRNSTLKNLTHTPISKFVLDRIFVCDKHKILFCQTPKVGNTQWKKVLIVLNGAFSTVEEIPEALVHDHERNGLPRLSSLSEREIAERLNTYFKFFIVRDPFERLISAFKDKFLQNPRFEPWYKHDIAPAIIRKYRKSRAEATGLRFEDFIRYLGDPGRRRLDQQFGDHIIHWVTYVELCAPCDVKYSVIGHHESLERDAPYILKAAGIDHLVSYPTIPPGITLYNRTKVEKYFSGIGKRDIRRLYARFQGDFSLFGYRKPDFLLN, from the exons ATGACGCCGGACACGATGCGGCACCGCTGGCTGCTTCTGGGCGCTTGCGGCTGGGTGCTGCTGATCCTGATGTTTGCCAGCAAGTTCATCAGCTTCAGCTCCCGAGTCCCCGACG ACTACGGGGGTAAGTCAGAATCATTAAGTTGGACTGTGCCGGCCACAAAAGATGTCAAGTCCCAAGTGCAAGAGCCCGAGAGGAAGAGAACAAAGCCAAATCAA GGTCCTGAGGGCCCTGTGGAAGGGGGCGACTGGGAGACAGTGGCGCAGAAGCGACTGGAGCTGGTATCGGCTGTGTGCAGGAACAGCACGCTGAAGAACCTCACCCACACTCCCATCAGCAAGTTTGTCCTGGACCGAATCTTTGTGTGTGACAAGCACAAGATCCTCTTCTGCCAGACTCCCAAAGTAGGGAACACGCAGTGGAAGAAGGTCCTCATTGTGCTCAACG GGGCTTTCTCCACGGTGGAGGAGATTCCCGAGGCGCTGGTTCACGACCATGAGAGGAACGGCCTGCCCCGCCTGTCCTCCCTGAGCGAGCGGGAGATCGCGGAAAG GTTAAACACGTATTTCAAGTTCTTCATCGTGAGAGAcccgttcgagaggctgatttCTGCCTTCAAGGACAAGTTTCTGCAGAACCCCAGGTTCGAGCCCTGGTACAAACATGACATCGCGCCCGCGATCATCCGCAAGTACCGGAAGAGCCGCGCGGAAGCAACGGGGCTGCGCTTTGAGGACTTTATCCGCTACCTGGGCGACCCTGGCCGCCGGCGACTGGACCAGCAGTTTGGAGATCACATCATCCACTGGGTCACCTATGTGGAGCTGTGTGCTCCTTGTGACGTCAAGTACAGCGTGATCGGACACCATGAAAGTCTGGAGCGAGACGCCCCGTATATTTTAAAGGCTGCTGGTATCGACCATTTAGTTTCATATCCCACTATCCCCCCTGGCATTACCTTGTACAACAGGACAAAGGTGGAGAAATACTTCTCCGGAATCGGCAAAAGAGATATCCGTCGTCTCTACGCGCGCTTTCAAGGTGACTTTAGTCTTTTTGGCTACAGGAAACCTGATTTTTTATTGAACTAA